A window from Portunus trituberculatus isolate SZX2019 unplaced genomic scaffold, ASM1759143v1 PGA_scaffold_475__1_contigs__length_85926, whole genome shotgun sequence encodes these proteins:
- the LOC123500725 gene encoding histone H4-like: protein MTGRGKGGKGLGKGGSKRHRKVLRDNIQGITKPAIRRLARRGGVKRISGLIYKETRGVLKVFLENVIRDAVTYIEHAKRKTVTVMDVVYALKRQGRTLYGFDG from the coding sequence ATGACTGGCCGCGGCAAGGGAGGCAAGGGACTTGGAAAGGGAGGATCCAAGCGTCACCGTAAGGTTCTGCGTGACAACATCCAGGGCATCACCAAGCCCGCTATCCGTCGGTTGGCTCGCCGAGGCGGCGTCAAGCGCATCTCCGGTCTCATCTACAAGGAGACTCGTGGGGTGTTAAAGGTGTTCCTCGAGAACGTCATCAGGGATGCCGTCACCTACATCGAGCACGCCAAGCGCAAGACCGTCACTGTCATGGACGTCGTCTACGCCCTCAAGCGTCAGGGACGTACCCTCTACGGATTTGACGGTTAA
- the LOC123500719 gene encoding uncharacterized protein LOC123500719, which produces MVAQHQGTFKWYNRKSGYGFIRDSVVNKDFFVHYSGLKRSFRKALPREGDNATFTSFKGKKGPEAREVTRDGKQERPPPRLKSSPMAGKAAEAEFRMKACICTAQVLAGNNTRRLQTLIPLLLKHNGLPTISIPEEAFTTTRHRAQKTQRRRQPPKEEPCHEEHLPHHTTASPSPAPKEGRQTDMKTTTKNISQWQWDTFFDQEDAPPTKNYFPSCEKLIDDMLKSSTKTSDSSDNEQKSKKKRHQRR; this is translated from the exons ATGGTAGCTCAACACCAGGGTACCTTCAAGTGGTACAACAGGAAGTCTGGCTACGGTTTCATTCGTGATTCCGTAGTCAACAAAGACTTCTTTGTTCACTACTCTGGCCTGAAGAGATCCTTCAGGAAAGCGCTTCCCCGAGAAGGAGACAACGCCACCTTCACCAGCttcaaggggaagaagggacCTGAGGCCAGAGAGGTTACCAGGGATGGCAAACAAGAACGCCCTCCTCCCCGACTTAAATCGTCCCCCATGGCCGGTAAAGCAGCAGAAGCCGAGTTCAGGATGAAAGCCTGCATCTGCACGGCACAAGTGCTCGCGGGCAACAACACCCGCCGCCTGCAGACCTTGATACCGCTTCTGCTGAAGCACAACGGGCTTCCTACCATTAGCATCCCTGAGGAAGCTTTTACCACCACACGCCATCGCGCTCAGAAGACCCAGAGAAGACGCCAGCCGCCCAAAGAAGAGCCTTGCCATGAAGAAc AcctgcctcaccacaccactgcttccccttcccctgcACCTAAAGAAGGCCGGCAAACGGATATGAAGACAACCACTAAGAACATCAGCCAGTGGCAGTGGGACACCTTCTTCGACCAGGAGGATGCACCGCCCACCAAGAACTACTTCCCAAGCTGCGAGAAACTCATTGACGACATGCTGAAGAGCTCCACCAAGACCAGCGACTCTTCCGACAATGAGCAGAAATCCAAGAAGAAGCGGCACCAGCGCcgctaa